In Rutidosis leptorrhynchoides isolate AG116_Rl617_1_P2 chromosome 2, CSIRO_AGI_Rlap_v1, whole genome shotgun sequence, one genomic interval encodes:
- the LOC139891710 gene encoding vesicle-associated protein 1-2-like yields MSSITTVELVTVDPSELKFSFELNKQISSSLQLTNNTDNHVGFKVKTTNPKKYCVRPNTGVVLPRSSCEIIVTMQAQKEAPADMQCRDKFLLQSVVASPGATPKDITPEMFSKEAGNAVEECKLRVVYVPATSVLTQGTEEVSSPIDKGNLSGPEVRSRISQFFQERSLISQLTTDKNAAIEQCNRIRQEMELLKRGSNESQGGGASLFFVIVVALIGLILGYILKK; encoded by the exons atgagtaGTATAACAACGGTGGAACTCGTTACTGTTGACCCTTCTGAACTTAAATTCTCCT TTGAATTAAATAAACAGATCTCTTCATCGCTTCAGTTAACCAATAATACTGATAATCATGTTGGTTTTAAG GTAAAAACAACGAATCCGAAGAAGTATTGTGTTCGTCCGAATACTGGAGTTGTTTTGCCTCGATCATCATGTGAAATCATAG TGACAATGCAAGCTCAGAAAGAGGCTCCTGCCGACATGCAATGCAGGGACAAATTTCTTCTTCAGAGTGTAGTTGCAAGCCCAGGTGCAACCCCAAAGGACATCACACCTGAAATG TTTTCTAAGGAGGCAGGAAATGCCGTGGAAGAGTGCAAATTGAGAGTTGTATATGTTCCTGCAACTTCAGTCCTTACACAAGGAACAGAGGAAGTGTCTTCACCGATCGATAAGGGAAATCTGAGTGGGCCCGAG GTGAGATCTCGTATTTCACAGTTTTTTCAGGAGAGATCTCTTATTTCACAGTTGACAACTGATAAGAATGCTGCTATTGAACAATGTAACAGAATTCGACAAGAAATG GAGCTCTTGAAGCGTGGAAGCAACGAAAGTCAAGGAGGTGGTGCCTCGTTGTTCTTTGTCATTGTTGTTGCCTTAATTGGCTTGATTCTTGGGTATATCTTGAAAAAATGA
- the LOC139888603 gene encoding uncharacterized protein, giving the protein MAFPDDLAIRRGLRQGDPISPFLFLIVMEGLHISIKNKIVDGSLNVAHVVSRLAINVANSAIYGIGVNNIELESMVVLAWCSKGTVPFKNLGLPMGVSMKKLASWKPFVEKSRKKLSGWKANLLSIGGLSTLVNSVLGSMGIYYLSLYRCPETIIKEVESIRASFFWGSTSDNRKMHWIKWDQVLTSKENGGLSIGSLCSFNHALLLKWAWRFLINKEALWVSVIEAIHGMMVGCKVRLTKMVFGLQL; this is encoded by the exons ATGGCGTTTCCTGATGATTTAGCAA TCCGTAGGGGTTTAAGACAAGGAGATCCGATAAGCCCGTTCTTATTTTTAATTGTGATGGAAGGGTTACATATTTCCATCAAAAATAAAATAGTGGATGGCTCTCTTAATGTTGCGCAT GTCGTCTCAAGATTAGCTATTAATGTAGCCAATTCAGCTATATATGGGATCGGGGTCAATAACATCGAACTTGAAAGTATGGTGGTATTGGCCTGGTGCTCAAAAGGTACGGTTccttttaaaaatttgggattaccGATGGGTGTTTCTATGAAAAAACTTGCAAGTTGGAAGCCGTTCGTTGAGAAGTCAAGAAAGAAACTATCAGGATGGAAAGCTAACCTTTTATCTATTGGAGGTCTATCAACGTTGGTAAATTCGGTTCTAGGATCCATGGGCATatattatttatctttatatagatgcCCCGAAACAATTATAAAAGAGGTTGAAAGTATTCGAGCATCCTTTTTTTGGGGGAGTACAAGTGATAACCGAAAGATGCATTGGATAAAGTGGGATCAAGTTTTGACATCTAAGGAAAATGGCGGTCTTTCTATCGGTAGCCTATGTTCGTTTAACCATGCATTGCTTCTTAAATGGGCATGGCGCTTTCTAATTAATAAAGAGGCTTTGTGGGTCTCGGTAATTGAGGCTATTCATGGTATGATGGTGGGATGCAAGGTGAGATTAACAAAAATGGTGTTTGGGCTCCAATTGTGA